A section of the Posidoniimonas corsicana genome encodes:
- a CDS encoding P-II family nitrogen regulator yields the protein MKQVVAIVKPYLAERILESLRRAPLEAVVVREVKGMGKQKSYLDQYADSEYSLAFLPKVEITLWVDDARAEEVVRKVVEVARTGRMGDGKIMILPANPVEMPV from the coding sequence ATGAAGCAAGTCGTCGCGATCGTGAAGCCGTACCTGGCCGAGCGGATCCTGGAGAGCCTGCGCCGTGCGCCCCTCGAGGCGGTGGTCGTCCGCGAGGTGAAGGGCATGGGCAAGCAGAAGAGCTACCTGGACCAGTACGCGGACTCGGAGTACTCGCTGGCGTTCCTGCCGAAGGTCGAGATCACCCTGTGGGTCGACGACGCCCGCGCCGAGGAGGTGGTCCGCAAAGTGGTGGAGGTCGCCCGCACCGGCCGCATGGGCGACGGCAAGATCATGATCCTGCCGGCCAACCCGGTCGAGATGCCGGTCTGA
- a CDS encoding thymidylate synthase, which translates to MQQYLDLLSDILENGAAKSDRTGTGTRSVFGRQMRFNLAEGFPLVTTKKLHLRSIIHELLWFIRGDTNTAYLNEHGVSIWDEWADESGDLGPVYGKQWRSWAAPDGRTVDQLHELVDQIRGNPDSRRLIVSAWNVGELDQMALPPCHLLYQFYVADGRLSCQLYQRSADVFLGVPFNIASYALLLMMVAQVTGLEAGEFVHTLGDAHLYDNHLDQARTQLQRDPRPLPTMTLDPSVDSLFDFRFEHFKLTDYDPHPHIKAPVAV; encoded by the coding sequence ATGCAGCAATACCTCGACCTCCTCTCCGACATCCTCGAGAACGGCGCCGCCAAGAGCGACCGCACCGGCACCGGCACGCGCAGCGTGTTCGGGCGGCAGATGCGGTTTAACCTGGCCGAGGGGTTCCCGCTGGTCACCACCAAGAAGCTGCACCTGCGGAGCATCATCCACGAGCTGCTGTGGTTCATCCGCGGCGACACCAACACCGCCTACCTCAACGAGCACGGCGTCAGCATCTGGGACGAGTGGGCCGACGAGAGCGGCGACCTCGGCCCCGTGTACGGCAAGCAGTGGCGCAGCTGGGCTGCGCCCGACGGCCGCACGGTCGACCAATTGCACGAGCTGGTCGACCAGATCCGCGGCAACCCCGACAGCCGCCGGCTGATCGTCAGCGCGTGGAACGTGGGCGAGCTGGACCAGATGGCGCTGCCGCCCTGCCACCTGCTGTACCAGTTCTACGTGGCCGACGGCCGGCTGAGCTGCCAGCTCTACCAGCGCTCGGCCGACGTGTTCCTGGGCGTGCCGTTCAACATCGCCAGCTACGCGCTCCTGTTGATGATGGTCGCCCAGGTGACCGGCCTTGAGGCGGGCGAGTTCGTCCACACCCTGGGCGACGCCCACCTGTACGACAACCACCTGGACCAGGCCCGCACGCAGCTCCAGCGCGATCCCCGCCCGCTGCCCACCATGACGCTCGACCCGAGCGTTGACTCGCTGTTCGACTTCCGCTTCGAGCACTTCAAGCTCACCGACTACGACCCGCACCCGCACATCAAGGCGCCGGTGGCGGTGTAG
- a CDS encoding MotA/TolQ/ExbB proton channel family protein: protein MSVATLLMLAAEGGGVLDIIFAGGVTGLAIVLVLLALSMVALALAVEHLLTIRRDVLMPPGLAERVAKLLSQRDLQGAAAACDQQPSFLAHIIRHSLVEAADGWPAIEKALEGATAEQAARLFRKIEYLSVIGNIAPMIGLLGTVVGMIFAFQEVADTQGAARAAELAGGIYQALVTTVGGLLVAIPSLAAFAVFRNRVDGLVSDAAATALRALRPLKRPAA, encoded by the coding sequence TTGTCCGTTGCCACGCTCTTGATGCTCGCGGCCGAAGGGGGCGGCGTTCTGGACATCATTTTCGCCGGCGGCGTGACCGGGCTGGCGATCGTGCTGGTGCTGCTGGCGCTGTCGATGGTCGCGCTGGCGCTAGCGGTCGAGCACCTGCTGACCATCCGCCGTGACGTGCTGATGCCGCCCGGCCTGGCGGAGCGGGTCGCTAAGCTGCTCTCGCAGCGCGACCTGCAGGGCGCCGCGGCGGCGTGCGACCAGCAGCCCAGCTTCCTGGCGCACATCATCCGCCACTCGCTGGTCGAGGCCGCCGACGGCTGGCCGGCCATCGAGAAGGCGCTGGAGGGCGCGACCGCCGAGCAGGCCGCGCGGCTGTTCCGCAAGATCGAGTACCTGTCGGTGATCGGCAACATCGCGCCGATGATCGGCCTGCTCGGGACCGTGGTCGGCATGATCTTCGCCTTCCAGGAGGTGGCCGACACCCAGGGCGCCGCCCGCGCCGCCGAGCTGGCCGGCGGCATCTACCAGGCGCTGGTCACAACGGTCGGCGGGCTGCTGGTGGCGATCCCCTCGCTGGCGGCCTTCGCCGTGTTCCGCAACCGCGTGGACGGCCTGGTGAGCGACGCCGCCGCCACCGCGCTGCGGGCGCTGCGGCCGCTGAAGCGGCCCGCGGCCTAG